The following DNA comes from Miscanthus floridulus cultivar M001 chromosome 5, ASM1932011v1, whole genome shotgun sequence.
GCAACTGGGGTGGGCAAAGCACTATGCATAGCGGGATCCGGCAGTGCAGCCacggtggagaaggaggatgacAGCGGACGGGCGGTTGCACGGCCCCCGGTGAGCAGCGGTGCTGCCCTCGACGATAAGGGCGCACGTAGTGGCCCCAGCGAGCGGCGCCCATTGTGGAGCCAACAACAACAGTCGGGTGGGTGCGACCACGCGCGGCGAGGCTGCAGTGGCTGTGTGGTTTGGAGGAGCACACTACGGCGGTGCGGGCACGGACGATGGAGAGGAAGGCCAATGGAAGGTGCGGTGGAGAGGAAGGCGTGCGGGAGGTGCGGCGGAGCGTAGTATCACTTTGAGTGTTTTTGGATGGTAATGCTACAAAACATATGTCCAGAATCTTAAAAAAAATTGAACGTTCTGCTCCACGCTCGCTCCAGTATTGCGAGCGACCTAACAGGCCCATCTATGCTCTCTCCTCTATCTACTCTATCTACACTGCGACAGCCGATAGATATCTCCAACTCCTCGCTTCGATCATCGCGGCTCACCGGCCGTTTGCCCACCCCAAGTCACCTCGCGGCGGCACCCCCATCCTGCATCGAGCTACGCCACATCTGCTGCCATGCGTGCTCCATCCACTGTCGTGTCCACGCTGCCTCATCGCAGCGTGCCCGATCCCTGCCCTGCGTGCCGTGCCCTGTCCCTCGCCATGTCAACGTGCTACCGACACCGCCGTTCCCCACCAGGAGGTCGCGACCGCTGTTGACGCCGGTGCCACCGCGACGCTTGACCTCAACTCGCGACATCACAAGATCCGGAGTGGCCAGACCCGGAGCGAGCTTCTTCGACTGCACCTCGCGCTCCCTTCCTTCCTCGGATGTTGCAAGcgcatgttgtaagtgtatgtttcaagtgtttccgGTGTTTTATatgcatgttgtaagtgtttgatgtggatgttgcaaaattaaatcgagatgttgcatatgttgcaatggctatacacgtatgttgcaagcgtctgttctaaatgttttagctgtttcagACGGATGTTACATGTGTTTTATCTAGGTATTGCATATGTTACACACTTATGTGGCAATGTTTTATCTGGACGTtgcttactccctctgtccccgaaagaatgcaattctgaAATAGTATCATGTTTTAGTAtaccaagtttgaccaaatatagagaaaaaagtataaatatttataatatcaaataaatatcattggattaattatgaaatgtattttcataataaattgatttggagccataaatgtgaatactatttactAAAATCTTGGTCAAACGTGAAATACTTAAACTGACACGCATACCATAGTTGTATCATTTTAGGAACAGAGatagtatgtttcaaatgttttatcttGATATTGcttatgttttgcaatggctacacacgtgttttccTCGTATTTTGGATATATGtagcaagtgtttcaactgttcggacgtatgttgcaaatgttttcttTAGATGTTGCAAAAATATATCTAGTgtttgcacatgttgcagtggaCCCCACTACTAGGTCCGCCTGCATGCGTGTGGGTGTGGAGGGGTCGGAGCGGTAGGCGCTGGACACCGTGCGAGCACAGATCAAGCCAGAGCGCCACGGGACATGGATTGGGCACGGGACACGGAGCAACGCGGGACCCCACGTGAAGCAGACATGTGGCGCGAGCATCTGGACGCTAGCCTTTCCTTTTTTTTAATTTGCGGCGACTGGCGGAGAGCGGAGGGAGCGGATCGGAACAGATAGTCTAGATAGCCTTCTAGACCTCAGGTCCACCAAAAAGAGTGTCCAGCGCGGAGCCATGGATGGATGTAAGCATTACGGTTAGCGCAAACAGTCGTCCGGTAATGATCCACGCAACCCAAACGGTTCCTTCGGATGGCGCCGGTGCAAGATTCGGCTGGCAGCAGCAGCCACATCCCTGATGACAtaatcttcttccaaattttcaTACTGCTTCCTGTCAAGTGCCTTTTGCGCTTCCAGTGCTTATGCAAGAGTTGGCGTGCCACTATACTTAGCACTCAATTTATCCGCTGCCACCTGGAGCATTCTAGGATGACTAGGCTGTCAATGGTTGTCGTTCCCTAAAGTACCAGAAGGACTATAGGAACATTGGCATTCAGGGTGTCAATTTCTACAGTTCCAGCCTGGGCAAAGCAAGGTTGCCAAGCTCATCCTAGAGAAGAGGTGTCCCGGTGGAATCCCGATCTTCACCATTCCTTTGCATTGTGATGGACTCATTCTGATCCCTTGCTTGATGGGACGGATGTTTGTGTGTAACCCGGCAACCAGGGAGTTTGTTGAATTGCCACACGGAAGCCATAATGTTGCCGGGGATAGCAGGGTCGCCTTTGGTGTCGACCCTTGTACTGGCAAGTATAAGGTCTCTAGGCACTTCTTCCGCTCATACGCCGAAATGCTACAGGAAGATGGGGAAGGCACGGTTCGGGAATACAGCGCTGGGCATGAGATCTTGACCATTGGTGATGGAGTAGATGCTTGGAAATGGAAGGTGACAGTGGATCCACCTTATGCTATCAACGCCAGGTCTCCAATTTGTCTGCCCGGGTTCTTCTATTGGCGCTCTCCACTACGTCACCGGCCATGGTATTAACAAGAGGTCAGCTCACATGTTATCCTTCAGTTTAGCTTGCACGATGAAACATTCACCGTGCATCCCAACCCACCATGCAGTGGTTTTCTAAGCAACAACACGCTGTGCGAGTTTGGTGGCAAACTATGCTATGTCGAGTCTTCCTCGCCGTGGGATGTGGAAATTTGGTTGGCAGTGAGCTAAAGCTTCTCAAACACAGGATAAAAGCAAGTCAACAGATTCAGTTTTCCTGTCTATTGACGCCTTCTGCGTGATGGATCTCTTGAGGAAATAATCGACATGGCACAGGACTTGTTGTATGACCATCGGAATGGAACAAAATTCTGCACTGGTTTCCGCCCTGTTGCCCAACATGCTTCCCTGTGTGGAATCGCTTTTGCGCATTAGACCATGATAATAATGAGCGGGCAGATATTGTATGGGATCAATAATGGCTGTAAGCTCAGATGCACCTTGGTGCCCAATTCTTCGTGTGCGAGTCTTTGTAACCTGAGTTTGTATGAAAACTACTATTAATCTAGATTTACTTATGTTGATTCTTGTACCTACATTCCATTTCTTTGCATTCAGTATCATCTGATTATCATGTTTTTACTAGCCCCTGGTGACAGCCCTTGTGGATAAATGGTGGACCAAAAAGTAACGTTCATGTGATCCATTCTAGTGTAGTAAGCGGGCTAATTTTCGGGCACTAATAACCAGCAATGCAAGGTACGGTGCCTGAATCTCAGTTTTTATGGCTCTGAACCTGAACGACTTGGGATTGATCTGAACTGGAACCAGGAGCCAGACGAGTTCCCCGGCCTGGCCCAGCAGCTGCCGGAGGTGGCCACCATGCCCGGCCGGATAGTGTTCGTGACGTCGGTGAACGAGTCGTGGGTGCTCCCGGTGATTATTATTGCTTAGGGCCCGTTTAGTTATCAGAGAATGACTCCCTGGAACGAATCCAGCTGGAACAATTAGCTTAGTTAGTATAGTAAACCTAGATTGGTTCTTGGATCTGGAATGAGCTAACCGAACGAGCCCTTAGCGAAAACCTATGCGTGTATAGTATGTCAAAAATTACTCAGATGAAAATTTTGAAATTTCAACTCTGAGTGGCAAATAAATTTCGTCGTGGAAATAAACGTTGTCATCAAGTCTTTGTTGTGGGAGACTAATCATCCTAGCAGCCTGTATTGTAAGTCCATAAACTTACACGTCAAATCCTGGGATTTTCTTCTTTGTACTATACAAACCATTTTTCACACTTTTTCAGGGTAGTCCAAAGGTGAAGCTTCAGCtagcaattcttcgaaactactGCCAGGATCGTTGACAACTAGAGCCGGACTGCCTGGATCGTTGAAACAACATATAGCAATCCGGCAACCTTCGCCTGCGCCGGCCGGTCTACGTTTATTACACCAGCTGGGCACGAGGAAAAAACGCACATCCGTGTGGACGTACAGCGCTGGTTGCACTCGCGCGTCAAACCGTGGCGTGGCATGGCGGAGCACTCGTCTTATTGGCTTCCTTGACACAACAAGTCCACGTACGACCTGACCAAAGCAAAGCCCGGCGTTTAAGTAGACACGTCCATATGGAACAGTAGCCCAGCAAAGACATGGCCATGGGGCTGGGGTTTCGGATGAGCAAGGAGGCGGCGGGCAGCCACGCGGTGTCGTTCTTCCTCGGCGCGGTGCTGCCCActgccctcctcttcttcctcgcgtccGACCGCCTCAGCGAGGGCTTGTCCAGCATCTCGCGCAGCTGGGGGAACGGGCCGGCGGGCGGCGACGATGCAAATGAGGTAACGCGCACGTAAATGTGTTCATGAGCCATGCTGTCTGCTGCAGCCTTCTGCTTGTAGTGTGCTTGTAAGCTTGCTATAATTGTGCAGGCATCGCCCAAAACTCTTCACCCAAATCGTATGCATGGGGACGCTGGGTGTAAATAGGGAGTTGTATTTGctcttttttttctctttatatcgtctaataaaatccacggcaaagcttttgccgccctttcgagaaaaaaaaattgtatgCATGGTTGTACGTGTACCTGCCAATCTAACAGAGACTTTAACCTTTAAGCGTGACGATCATGCACAGGTCATGTTCAAGGGCCTAGCCGACCTGCTACCGAAAGTTGCGATGGACGACAGGACAGTGATCATCACGTCGGTGAACGACGCATGGGCGCAGCCGGGCTCCCTGCTTGACCTCTACCTCGACAGCTTCAAGAACGGCGAGGACACCGCGCACCTCCTCGACCACCTCCTCGTTGTCTCCCTCGACGCCCGAGGGTTCGACAGCTGCAAGGCCGTGCACCCTCACTGCTACCTCCTCAACGCCACGTCCGTGGACATGAGCTCCGCCAAGCCGTTCATGAGCCCGGACTACCTGGAGCTCGTCTGGACCAAGCTCGTCTTCCAGCAGCGCGTGCTGGAGCTCGGCTACAACTTCCTCTTCACGGCAAGATCATTCTTCACCAAGACTCGCAATTTCTTCGATATCTTTAACCAACAATCTTATTTATGACTACACTGACTGGTCTGCAGGACTGCGACATGGTATGGTTTCGCAACCCGTTCCGGCACTTCCCCGTGTACGCCGACATGAGCTGCTCGTCGGATGACTTCAAGCCGTCGCGCGCGCCGCTGGACAACCCGCTCAACACCGGCCTCTACTACATGAAGTCGACGAACCGGACCATCGAGATGATGAAGTACTGGCGGGCGGCTAGGGAGAGGTTCCCGGGGCAGCACGACCAGGCGGTGTTCGTCAACATCAGGCATGAGCTTGTGGGCAAGCTGCATGTCAAGATCGAGCCGCTGGACACGGTGTACTACGGCGGGTTCTGCGAGTACCACGACGACCCAGAGAAGGTCTGCACCGTCCACGCCGACTGCTGCGTTGGGCTGGACACCAAGGTGCACGATCTCAAGGACTTCGCCGCGGACTGGAAGAACTACACGAGCCTGACGCCGGAGGCGAGGCAGAAGGGTGCTTTCAAGTGGACGTACCCGACTAGGTGCCGGGATTCCATAGGTTGGCGTAAGCCTTGAGTAGGGCCGTCTCAACAATTTTCAAGGTCCTTGGATGAGCAAGATAGTAAGAACCTAGCAATCTAATTTTTTTCAATATAATGATTGAAGTACACAATCTCTACCACATATAATTAATGCACCAATATAAATTTCGCTAAAGCCACGTCAAAAACTGTCCCCAACAGTTATGACATTTTCTACATGCACAAAAAAAAAACTGTACCCAAAACCAGCCACCTTTAAAACGAATGGACCAGATTCACCCCAGACTCTCATTTCTTTTACTCACATCCAACGGTCAAGGTTCTTTTGACCAAACCTCATCACTCATCCCTCGTCCCGTCCTGCGCCCACCCCACGCATGGCACGCgcggctctccctctccctcgatGCCCTCTCCTCTTCCGCACCCGTGCCTCGTGACTCTCCCTCTCCCCAACTCTTGACTCGCGcgctcctctcctctcccccaCGGACAAACCCTAGGGCGTGCGGCGGACGCAGAGCACGCACCGGCATAGCGGAAGCGGACCACGCGGTGGCGTGGCAGACGCGGCTAGGGTTTTGCTGCCGTGGCCGCGCCGGTTCCGCCCTAGGTCTCCGTCTACCCCGGCGAGGGGGTTTGGCCCCTGCGATGGGCGAGCTCCCCAGCGGTCGGTGAGCTGGATCCCCTACTCGCTTCCCTCCCCGTCCTCCTTCCGTTGCCTCCCGTCGTCG
Coding sequences within:
- the LOC136453927 gene encoding uncharacterized protein At4g15970-like isoform X2, which codes for MAMGLGFRMSKEAAGSHAVSFFLGAVLPTALLFFLASDRLSEGLSSISRSWGNGPAGGDDANEVMFKGLADLLPKVAMDDRTVIITSVNDAWAQPGSLLDLYLDSFKNGEDTAHLLDHLLVVSLDARGFDSCKAVHPHCYLLNATSVDMSSAKPFMSPDYLELVWTKLVFQQRVLELGYNFLFTDCDMVWFRNPFRHFPVYADMSCSSDDFKPSRAPLDNPLNTGLYYMKSTNRTIEMMKYWRAARERFPGQHDQAVFVNIRHELVGKLHVKIEPLDTVYYGGFCEYHDDPEKVCTVHADCCVGLDTKVHDLKDFAADWKNYTSLTPEARQKGAFKWTYPTRCRDSIGWRKP
- the LOC136453927 gene encoding uncharacterized protein At4g15970-like isoform X1, giving the protein MQMRHRPKLFTQIVCMGTLGVNRELYLLFFFSLYRLIKSTAKLLPPFREKKIVCMVVRVPANLTETLTFKRDDHAQVMFKGLADLLPKVAMDDRTVIITSVNDAWAQPGSLLDLYLDSFKNGEDTAHLLDHLLVVSLDARGFDSCKAVHPHCYLLNATSVDMSSAKPFMSPDYLELVWTKLVFQQRVLELGYNFLFTDCDMVWFRNPFRHFPVYADMSCSSDDFKPSRAPLDNPLNTGLYYMKSTNRTIEMMKYWRAARERFPGQHDQAVFVNIRHELVGKLHVKIEPLDTVYYGGFCEYHDDPEKVCTVHADCCVGLDTKVHDLKDFAADWKNYTSLTPEARQKGAFKWTYPTRCRDSIGWRKP